A single window of Vibrio alfacsensis DNA harbors:
- a CDS encoding helix-turn-helix domain-containing protein produces the protein MSNRDLFAELSSALVEAKEHSEGKLTLKTHQVNDISELNISPDEIVSIREQFNMSRGVFARLLHTSSRTLENWEQGRSAPNGQAVTLLKLVQRHPETLSHIAEL, from the coding sequence ATGAGCAATCGTGATTTATTTGCAGAGTTAAGTTCAGCACTTGTTGAGGCTAAAGAGCATTCAGAGGGCAAGCTTACCCTTAAAACTCATCAAGTTAACGACATCAGTGAGTTAAATATCTCACCTGATGAAATTGTGAGTATTCGAGAGCAGTTTAATATGTCTCGTGGTGTGTTTGCTCGTTTGTTGCATACATCATCTCGTACGTTAGAAAACTGGGAACAAGGGCGTAGCGCACCAAATGGACAAGCAGTAACCCTTCTAAAGTTGGTTCAACGTCACCCAGAAACCCTGTCGCACATCGCTGAGCTATAA